One window of the uncultured Fibrobacter sp. genome contains the following:
- a CDS encoding ABC transporter ATP-binding protein, with protein sequence MSSLLQTIDLRRVFSETGEQLEILKGVNFSMDAGELVALTGSSGSGKSTFLNLVGMLDTPTSGEIYFKGKPLSKFSGEERDMYHRVQVGFVFQFHHLLSEFSALENVCVPGRILGTSSHECRERAEMLLETVGLKDRLKHLPRELSGGERQRVAIARALMNHPDLVFADEPSGNLDEANSDLLNQLFWDLNQKFNQAFLIVTHDEKLASFAKRRVVMHNGLIQEA encoded by the coding sequence ATGAGTAGCTTGTTACAAACAATTGACCTTCGCCGCGTGTTCTCCGAAACGGGGGAGCAGCTCGAAATTTTGAAGGGCGTGAATTTCTCGATGGATGCGGGGGAGCTTGTGGCACTTACGGGTTCCTCGGGTTCGGGCAAGTCCACGTTCCTCAATTTGGTCGGGATGCTCGATACTCCGACTTCGGGCGAAATTTATTTCAAAGGCAAACCCCTTTCGAAGTTCAGTGGCGAAGAACGCGACATGTACCATCGCGTGCAGGTGGGCTTCGTATTCCAGTTCCATCATTTGTTGAGTGAATTTTCGGCTCTTGAAAATGTCTGCGTGCCGGGCCGCATTTTGGGCACGAGTTCGCATGAATGCCGGGAACGCGCCGAGATGTTGTTGGAAACGGTGGGACTCAAGGACCGCCTCAAACATCTGCCGCGTGAACTTTCGGGTGGCGAGCGCCAGCGTGTGGCGATTGCCCGTGCATTGATGAACCATCCGGACCTCGTTTTTGCCGATGAACCTAGTGGCAACCTGGACGAGGCGAATTCGGATTTGCTTAACCAGCTCTTTTGGGACTTGAATCAAAAATTCAACCAGGCTTTCCTTATCGTGACCCATGACGAAAAGTTGGCGTCTTTTGCGAAACGTCGTGTTGTCATGCATAATGGATTGATTCAGGAGGCGTAA